One genomic region from Aliarcobacter cryaerophilus ATCC 43158 encodes:
- a CDS encoding response regulator transcription factor, whose translation MKILLYSKSNFIKDELKKENSFFRELTVIKSLENIEKDIKSNSYLIVLHHLNDFENDIDLFSNLLKEYKNIYLIALSNTPTNLEGCKLLRVGYKSYLHALSNYQILKSAVESVVTGNIYLYPELMQFLVSQVETIKEHKYNKNLDILTPKEMEVLKLVSKGYSNSKISKELDIAEVTVKKHIGSMFQKLDVKDRLSLALILK comes from the coding sequence ATGAAAATATTATTGTATTCAAAATCAAATTTTATAAAAGATGAGTTAAAGAAAGAGAACTCTTTTTTTAGAGAATTAACTGTTATAAAAAGTTTAGAAAATATAGAAAAAGATATCAAGTCTAATTCTTATTTGATAGTTTTACATCATTTAAATGATTTTGAAAATGATATAGATTTATTTTCAAATTTATTAAAAGAGTATAAAAATATATATTTAATAGCTTTATCAAATACACCTACAAATTTAGAAGGATGTAAACTTTTAAGAGTTGGTTACAAAAGTTATTTACATGCACTATCAAACTATCAAATCTTAAAAAGTGCAGTAGAGTCTGTAGTAACTGGAAATATATATTTATACCCTGAATTAATGCAATTTTTAGTTTCTCAAGTTGAAACAATTAAAGAACATAAATATAATAAAAATTTGGATATTTTAACACCAAAAGAGATGGAAGTTTTAAAACTTGTTTCAAAAGGTTATTCTAACTCTAAAATTTCAAAAGAGCTTGATATTGCTGAAGTCACAGTTAAAAAACATATTGGTTCAATGTTTCAAAAATTAGATGTTAAAGATAGATTATCTCTAGCTTTAATTTTAAAATAG
- a CDS encoding tyrosine-type recombinase/integrase has translation MALKKASSKYPGIFINEYKNGNVAYYINYRNEEGTPRLKKVGMKTKQSNYTIMDAYDRLIEVKHKIATGEELPKVVQRKAKVLFEDIFEDYLNWAKANKKTWKHNDLLVYNKHLSYLAKSDPRTLKPKDFEELKQRKLTEVDKKTGRILAPKTVQHILATARHIFNHAIKNELIKNLTNPIGSGRVRMPKVENQKIGFFTKEKAKELLELLQQRENKRLYELTVLLLFTGARFSEVSRLTWADVNFNTNLIFFASSKDGNARYIKMSNRVLEVVNSLYKNKINTLVIPTIHGNKYEKMPKDWQIKVDKLIPGNENANKDRLTTHSLRHTHASWLAQSGVDILHIKEQLGHKKIETTMRYSHLIDDRRHQATEKLNF, from the coding sequence ATGGCATTAAAAAAAGCAAGTAGTAAATATCCAGGTATTTTTATAAATGAATATAAAAATGGAAATGTTGCTTATTATATAAATTACAGGAATGAAGAAGGAACTCCCCGTTTAAAAAAAGTGGGGATGAAAACAAAACAGTCAAATTATACAATTATGGATGCATATGATAGATTGATAGAAGTAAAGCATAAAATAGCTACGGGTGAAGAACTTCCAAAAGTAGTACAAAGAAAAGCTAAAGTTCTTTTTGAAGATATATTTGAAGATTATTTAAATTGGGCAAAAGCAAATAAAAAAACTTGGAAACACAATGATTTACTAGTTTATAATAAACATTTATCATATTTAGCAAAGAGTGATCCTCGAACACTTAAACCTAAAGATTTTGAAGAATTAAAACAAAGAAAGCTTACAGAAGTTGATAAAAAAACTGGAAGAATACTTGCTCCAAAAACTGTACAGCATATATTAGCAACTGCAAGGCATATATTTAACCATGCTATTAAAAACGAATTAATAAAAAATCTTACGAATCCAATTGGTTCTGGAAGGGTAAGGATGCCCAAAGTTGAAAATCAGAAAATAGGATTTTTTACAAAAGAGAAAGCAAAAGAATTGCTTGAACTTTTACAACAAAGAGAAAATAAAAGATTATATGAACTAACGGTATTACTTTTATTCACTGGGGCTAGATTTAGTGAAGTTTCTAGGCTTACATGGGCAGATGTTAACTTTAATACAAATTTAATTTTTTTTGCATCATCAAAAGATGGAAATGCAAGATATATTAAAATGAGTAATAGAGTTTTAGAAGTAGTTAATTCCCTTTATAAAAATAAAATAAATACTCTTGTAATACCAACAATACATGGAAATAAATATGAAAAAATGCCTAAAGATTGGCAAATTAAAGTTGATAAGTTAATACCAGGAAATGAGAATGCGAATAAAGATAGGCTTACAACTCATAGTTTGAGGCATACCCATGCGTCTTGGTTGGCTCAAAGTGGAGTAGATATATTACATATAAAAGAGCAATTAGGGCATAAGAAAATAGAAACGACAATGCGATATAGTCACTTAATAGATGACCGACGGCATCAAGCTACAGAAAAATTAAATTTTTAA
- a CDS encoding type II toxin-antitoxin system YafQ family toxin — MYKLFRTKQFVKDYSKTKLSDKHYEKFIKFVSLLLEDKKLPSEALDHELVGNYIGFRECHISGDMLLIYIIEDGYLKLTRIGTHNQLFNN; from the coding sequence ATGTATAAATTATTTAGAACAAAACAATTTGTAAAAGATTATAGTAAAACAAAATTATCAGATAAACATTATGAAAAATTTATAAAATTTGTTAGCTTATTACTTGAAGATAAAAAACTTCCAAGTGAAGCTTTAGATCATGAACTTGTTGGAAATTATATTGGTTTTAGAGAGTGCCATATTAGTGGAGATATGCTTTTAATATATATCATAGAAGATGGTTATTTAAAACTAACAAGAATAGGCACTCATAACCAGTTATTTAATAACTGA
- a CDS encoding glycine zipper family protein, whose translation MKKLTLLLLFLTSSLFAFTQTNFDIALRDFENNNMAKYRDDELILMSSEALLKNGIISNGNDLIRDVATTPDSGISIGSIRQSLKCSFVTDKYTATVYNINPKEGIVTCMVAIKGDIYNPIGLFNVYYPTMKKAYALDLEKAEKENIAVLNGLDAQFKPLSDRVKSISNSINVNNNKDFLTVPELLTAAVLTDTDVVDFEKTEATGTFQLKDNFTSIYQDVNSGEYIDNQKYILADAETFSKVYTGLSDISMSYYVLIILLFGVSGVSRKALGNVFAKMEKRQKPDGLIPYTLMAIIGVLLFIPTTYTQTQGNTQYEVYKTKYQEFEKDGYALFNDWADDAAKVIIDSEVSALLKKSGVGTRDQGISTIAGYEQYKKLKTFNQDLWSICINDMYNYSGLLDSNNKHHYSQDPNQPFPLNEKWAYIMSKIKNNASVIYYSPAPKGEVKSTSSYSTSTNNDYKDVYPDFSLSSCGKNYYDYVSNKRLYEDYSKQKDILINQDNSGKLVAIESLLTNQYELYRDFGFLSVLGLPVLKLQTEYIGGLYKTQRSEVLDKLNKQIAQTGDGDGGDDEFLHSFFSSIPYLFVPGAGTVFQVITENSGKIGAVFGSKGGPIGTIIGATIGTISGGALGMKLAYEVAYNLLQLTPILGLIVIGLLRYVIILIKIFVFHFISLFLMPLMFVQQNLEAFFKFTMKIFITMVEIPIFVLSVWLALSANSLLHTIGDIFGKKMIIFMLENNNNLTKDDLYDFGALKIYLFDGFLEIIIAVFSTIIIYKIIITLHETVSDILEVQGTNRFDSAIESMKSDATGWGQKI comes from the coding sequence ATGAAAAAGCTTACTCTACTTCTATTATTTTTAACTTCTAGTTTATTTGCTTTTACTCAAACAAATTTTGATATAGCTTTAAGAGATTTTGAAAATAATAATATGGCTAAATATAGAGATGATGAACTTATTTTAATGAGTAGTGAAGCTTTATTAAAAAATGGAATTATCTCAAATGGTAATGATCTAATTAGAGATGTAGCAACCACTCCTGATAGTGGTATTAGTATAGGTTCTATTAGACAAAGTTTAAAATGCTCATTTGTTACAGATAAATATACTGCTACAGTTTATAATATTAATCCAAAAGAGGGTATTGTAACTTGTATGGTAGCTATTAAAGGGGATATTTATAATCCAATAGGGCTATTTAATGTATATTATCCAACTATGAAAAAAGCTTATGCTTTAGATTTAGAGAAAGCAGAAAAAGAAAATATAGCTGTTTTAAATGGTTTAGATGCACAATTCAAACCTTTATCAGATAGAGTTAAATCTATATCTAATTCTATTAATGTAAACAACAATAAAGACTTTTTAACTGTTCCTGAGCTTTTAACTGCTGCTGTTTTAACAGATACTGATGTAGTTGATTTTGAAAAAACAGAAGCAACTGGAACGTTTCAATTAAAAGATAATTTTACGTCAATTTATCAAGATGTAAATAGTGGTGAATATATTGATAATCAAAAATATATTTTAGCTGATGCTGAAACTTTCTCAAAAGTATATACAGGTCTTAGTGATATTAGTATGAGTTATTATGTGTTAATAATTTTACTTTTTGGAGTTTCAGGAGTTAGTAGAAAGGCTTTAGGAAATGTATTTGCTAAAATGGAAAAACGACAAAAGCCTGATGGATTAATTCCATATACACTAATGGCTATTATTGGAGTTTTACTTTTTATTCCAACAACATACACTCAAACTCAAGGAAATACTCAATATGAAGTATATAAAACAAAATACCAAGAGTTTGAAAAAGATGGTTATGCTTTATTTAACGATTGGGCAGATGATGCAGCAAAAGTAATTATTGATTCAGAAGTATCTGCATTACTTAAAAAAAGTGGAGTAGGGACTAGAGATCAAGGAATTTCTACTATTGCTGGATATGAACAATATAAAAAATTAAAAACATTTAATCAAGACCTTTGGAGTATTTGTATTAATGATATGTATAACTATTCAGGATTACTTGATTCAAATAATAAACATCACTATTCACAAGATCCAAATCAACCATTTCCATTAAATGAGAAATGGGCATATATCATGAGTAAGATTAAAAATAATGCTTCTGTTATATATTACTCTCCAGCTCCAAAAGGTGAAGTAAAAAGTACATCTTCTTACTCAACTTCTACAAATAATGATTATAAAGATGTTTACCCTGATTTCTCTTTAAGTTCTTGCGGTAAAAACTATTATGACTACGTTAGTAATAAAAGATTATATGAAGATTATAGTAAACAAAAAGATATTTTAATTAATCAAGATAATAGTGGTAAATTAGTTGCAATAGAGAGCTTATTAACAAATCAATATGAACTATATAGAGATTTTGGATTTTTATCAGTATTAGGATTACCAGTTTTAAAACTTCAAACTGAGTATATAGGTGGTTTATATAAAACACAAAGAAGTGAAGTACTAGATAAACTAAATAAACAAATTGCTCAAACTGGAGATGGTGATGGTGGAGATGATGAGTTTTTACATAGTTTTTTTAGTTCAATTCCATATCTGTTTGTTCCAGGTGCTGGAACTGTTTTTCAAGTAATAACTGAAAACTCTGGAAAAATTGGAGCTGTATTTGGTAGTAAAGGTGGTCCAATAGGAACTATTATAGGAGCAACAATTGGAACTATTAGTGGTGGTGCTTTAGGTATGAAATTAGCTTATGAAGTTGCTTATAATCTTTTACAACTTACTCCAATTTTAGGACTTATAGTTATTGGATTATTAAGATATGTAATTATCTTAATAAAAATATTTGTATTTCATTTTATAAGTCTGTTTTTAATGCCTTTGATGTTTGTTCAACAAAACTTAGAAGCATTTTTTAAATTTACTATGAAGATATTTATAACAATGGTAGAAATACCAATATTTGTTTTATCCGTTTGGTTAGCCTTATCTGCTAACTCATTACTTCATACAATAGGTGATATATTTGGTAAGAAGATGATTATTTTTATGTTAGAAAACAACAACAATCTCACAAAAGATGATTTATATGATTTTGGAGCTCTTAAGATATATCTATTTGATGGTTTCTTAGAGATTATAATAGCTGTTTTTTCAACTATTATTATTTATAAAATAATTATAACACTACATGAAACAGTATCTGATATTTTAGAAGTTCAAGGAACAAATAGATTTGATAGTGCAATAGAGAGTATGAAAAGTGATGCCACTGGTTGGGGTCAAAAAATATAA
- a CDS encoding phage replisome organizer N-terminal domain-containing protein produces MKEDFFERDEIKIIESQKNGKDYINFYFKLLLKSLKSNGTLRFKDAIPYNLEMLSTITNCNVDTVNTAINTFISLGLMEKWEDGTFFMLEVQNMVGSETSWAEKKREYRDKKTMSSNCPDNLNKKQGHVRQEIELDNRDREEKNEFWENWNKSQVKKSMKISKLEDLNIANRNNQVLE; encoded by the coding sequence TTGAAAGAAGACTTTTTTGAGCGTGATGAGATAAAAATTATTGAATCACAAAAAAATGGTAAAGATTACATTAATTTCTACTTTAAACTTTTATTAAAAAGCTTAAAGTCAAATGGAACATTAAGATTTAAAGATGCCATCCCATACAATCTTGAAATGTTAAGCACAATAACAAATTGCAATGTAGATACTGTTAATACTGCTATTAATACATTTATATCTCTAGGATTAATGGAAAAATGGGAAGATGGTACTTTTTTTATGCTAGAAGTCCAAAATATGGTAGGTTCTGAAACTTCGTGGGCAGAAAAGAAGAGAGAGTATAGAGATAAAAAGACAATGTCCTCTAATTGTCCTGACAATTTAAATAAAAAACAAGGACATGTCCGACAAGAGATAGAGCTAGATAATAGAGATAGAGAAGAAAAAAATGAGTTCTGGGAAAATTGGAATAAATCTCAAGTAAAAAAATCAATGAAAATATCAAAACTTGAAGATTTAAATATTGCTAATCGCAATAATCAGGTATTAGAATAG
- a CDS encoding HlyD family type I secretion periplasmic adaptor subunit produces the protein MSNKDSNISSIDKLTKSFRFQNRELLDNYVILAITDKNGIINHVSTNLCKIFSYKNSELTDKPYSFLISKDSIKTFEIQFNDAKDNKSIWKGEIKHSSSKDNIIWTDTIITPLFDDDNELIGFILASNDITQEKRLKKINEENLLKKKYDKSILEFMPSISAAVLLKNASSLHKILWIICFTVIISLLWAYFSKVDDIVKTTGKIITTTNIQTISTIYSGRLEEIFVKEGTYVKEGDTLLQISTEDVKSDFEKKQLEKLTTLAKIVRVTAEANMQKIVPDEYILEKYSELMNNEIVLFESNLSKLNTTINILNEQIIQKENELKENEGKLIVLRNSHLLLTKEIDIKKVLVNDKIISEVDFLQLKRRYNDTELELKNTQSMIPILKSSIAELYENIEDAKEKYKNDAKNQIVESYSKLKTIEEEINLLNDKINNSIIKSPRNGTVNIITVKTRGEAISPGKILLEIIPETDYVIAEAKVSPSKIGFLYVGIPARLKLHAYDFSLYGGLDGEVSYISADTIFDENTKEENYTIHIKSNQKYVGDNQNLAIRPGMTLDADIITGKKTILDYILRPVLKTLQIEG, from the coding sequence TTGAGTAATAAAGATAGTAATATAAGTTCAATAGATAAACTAACAAAGAGCTTTAGATTCCAAAACAGAGAGCTTTTAGATAATTATGTTATTTTAGCAATAACTGATAAAAATGGTATTATAAATCATGTAAGCACAAATTTATGTAAAATTTTTTCATATAAAAATTCTGAACTTACAGACAAACCTTACTCATTTTTAATTTCTAAAGATTCTATAAAAACTTTTGAAATACAATTTAATGACGCAAAAGATAATAAATCAATCTGGAAAGGTGAAATAAAACACTCTTCTAGTAAAGATAATATTATTTGGACAGATACAATAATTACTCCGCTTTTTGATGATGACAATGAACTAATAGGTTTTATATTGGCTAGTAATGATATTACTCAGGAAAAAAGACTTAAAAAAATAAATGAAGAAAATTTATTAAAAAAGAAATATGATAAAAGTATCTTAGAATTTATGCCAAGTATTAGTGCAGCTGTTTTACTAAAAAATGCAAGTAGTTTACATAAGATTTTATGGATTATTTGTTTTACTGTAATAATATCTTTATTATGGGCCTATTTTTCAAAAGTTGATGATATTGTTAAAACAACAGGTAAAATTATCACTACAACAAATATACAAACTATTTCAACAATATACTCGGGAAGACTGGAAGAAATTTTTGTAAAAGAAGGAACTTATGTAAAAGAAGGCGATACTCTTTTACAAATATCAACAGAAGATGTAAAATCTGATTTTGAAAAAAAACAACTTGAAAAGCTTACCACTCTTGCTAAAATTGTAAGAGTAACTGCAGAAGCAAATATGCAAAAGATAGTTCCAGATGAATATATTTTAGAAAAATATAGTGAGTTGATGAATAATGAAATTGTATTATTTGAAAGTAATTTAAGTAAATTAAATACAACTATAAATATACTTAATGAACAGATTATACAAAAAGAAAATGAGCTTAAAGAAAATGAAGGAAAGCTAATTGTATTAAGAAATAGTCACTTACTTCTAACTAAAGAAATAGATATTAAAAAAGTTCTTGTTAATGATAAAATAATATCTGAAGTAGATTTCCTACAATTAAAAAGAAGATACAATGATACGGAGTTAGAATTAAAAAATACTCAGTCGATGATACCAATACTAAAATCTTCAATTGCTGAATTATATGAAAACATTGAAGATGCAAAAGAAAAATACAAAAATGATGCAAAGAATCAAATTGTTGAATCTTACTCAAAACTTAAAACAATAGAAGAAGAGATAAATTTACTAAATGATAAAATAAATAATTCTATAATAAAATCTCCAAGAAATGGTACAGTAAATATAATTACGGTGAAAACAAGAGGAGAAGCTATCTCTCCTGGAAAAATATTACTTGAAATTATTCCTGAAACAGATTATGTTATTGCAGAAGCAAAAGTTTCTCCATCTAAAATTGGGTTTTTATATGTTGGAATTCCTGCGAGACTAAAATTACATGCTTATGATTTTAGTTTATATGGTGGCCTAGATGGAGAAGTAAGCTATATTTCAGCTGATACTATTTTTGATGAAAATACAAAAGAAGAAAATTACACTATTCATATAAAATCAAATCAAAAATATGTTGGTGACAATCAAAATCTTGCCATAAGACCAGGTATGACACTTGATGCTGATATAATTACTGGCAAAAAAACAATTTTAGATTATATTTTAAGACCTGTTTTAAAAACACTTCAAATAGAGGGGTAG
- a CDS encoding type I secretion system permease/ATPase: MHYDIFKDIKVKEYIENPILDCLAIFCKMSGRPYSKESLIAGLPIEDGHSSPVLFSKFSSKSLFSRAAAKAGFKTRVLKTKLEDINPLVLPCIVLLNGKNPKDELRACILLGFDDEMANARIVLPEAEDVENSVTIEELKKYYFGFSILLKKELRFDDKQLTVGDVKESHWLWGTMKIVRDTYRDVIIASLLINIFVLATPLFTMNVYDRVIPNDAKDTLWILSIGVLIVYGIDVVLKFLRTYFLETAGKKTDIIASSLIFERVLDLKMSSMPSSVGSMANILKEFESIRSFITSSTISLLIDLPFIIIFLITIYYIGGVLVVVPIIIIIFIVFYTLYAKEKLQNSIKQSYEAASMKNGVLIESLSSIETLKSLGATGYSQWKWEEATSQIADKSISSKTISASITTVTSFLLQLNTVAIIIVGTYLIGEKMISMGALIAVVIISSRAISPMGQVASLLSTFHHTKVSYKALDDIMNMPVEHPQGKKFVARPEYRGNIEFKNVGFTYPNSDKSTLNNINFTINEGEHIAIIGKIGSGKSTIHKLLLSLYVPNEGAILIDNIDTKQLDPTELRKNIAYVSQDVLLFNGTVKENIVYRLPHIDDEKIIEAATVSGVMDFINKHPKGFDMPVGERGAFLSGGQRQSIAIARAILQDYPIVLLDEPTSAMDSSTESKFMKNIKEYLKGKTMILVTHKTSLLSLADRIIVMEDGQVVLDGKKDYVVDKLRTK; encoded by the coding sequence ATGCATTATGATATTTTTAAAGATATTAAAGTTAAAGAGTATATAGAAAATCCTATATTGGATTGTTTAGCAATTTTTTGTAAAATGAGTGGAAGACCTTACTCTAAAGAGTCTTTAATTGCAGGTTTACCAATAGAAGATGGACATAGCTCACCTGTTTTATTTTCGAAATTTAGTTCAAAATCACTTTTTTCAAGAGCTGCGGCAAAGGCTGGATTTAAAACAAGAGTGTTAAAAACAAAACTAGAAGATATAAATCCCCTAGTACTTCCTTGTATTGTTTTATTAAATGGTAAAAATCCCAAAGATGAACTTAGGGCTTGTATTTTATTAGGTTTTGATGATGAAATGGCAAATGCAAGAATAGTTTTACCTGAAGCTGAAGATGTTGAAAATAGTGTTACTATAGAAGAGTTAAAAAAATACTATTTTGGTTTTTCTATTTTATTAAAAAAAGAGCTTAGATTTGATGATAAACAATTAACTGTAGGAGATGTAAAGGAAAGTCACTGGCTTTGGGGTACAATGAAAATTGTAAGAGATACTTATAGAGATGTTATTATAGCTTCACTACTGATTAATATTTTTGTTTTAGCAACACCTCTTTTTACGATGAATGTATATGATAGGGTTATTCCAAATGATGCAAAAGATACATTGTGGATATTATCAATTGGAGTTTTGATAGTTTATGGAATTGATGTTGTATTGAAATTTTTAAGAACTTATTTTTTAGAAACAGCTGGTAAAAAAACAGATATTATTGCATCTTCTTTAATATTTGAAAGAGTTTTAGACTTGAAAATGTCATCTATGCCATCATCTGTTGGTTCTATGGCAAACATTCTAAAAGAGTTTGAAAGTATTAGGTCTTTTATTACATCTTCAACAATATCTTTATTAATAGATTTACCTTTTATAATTATTTTTTTAATTACTATTTATTATATAGGTGGAGTTTTAGTTGTTGTTCCTATTATAATAATAATTTTTATTGTATTTTATACACTTTATGCAAAGGAAAAATTACAAAATAGCATTAAACAATCTTATGAAGCAGCTTCAATGAAAAATGGAGTTTTAATAGAGTCATTATCTTCTATTGAAACTTTAAAATCTTTGGGAGCAACTGGATATTCACAGTGGAAGTGGGAAGAAGCAACCTCTCAAATAGCTGATAAGAGTATCTCTTCAAAAACTATTTCTGCATCTATTACAACAGTAACTTCATTTTTATTACAGTTAAATACTGTTGCTATAATTATTGTAGGAACATATTTAATTGGTGAAAAGATGATTTCTATGGGTGCTTTGATTGCTGTTGTTATTATATCTTCAAGAGCTATTTCACCTATGGGTCAAGTAGCAAGTCTTTTATCAACTTTTCATCATACAAAGGTTTCATATAAAGCTTTAGATGATATTATGAACATGCCAGTTGAACATCCTCAAGGTAAGAAATTTGTAGCAAGACCAGAATATAGAGGAAATATAGAGTTTAAAAATGTAGGGTTTACATATCCAAATTCAGATAAATCAACTTTAAATAATATTAATTTTACTATTAATGAAGGGGAACATATTGCAATTATAGGAAAGATAGGCTCTGGAAAATCAACTATCCATAAACTACTTTTATCTTTGTATGTTCCAAATGAAGGTGCTATTTTGATTGATAATATAGATACAAAACAACTTGACCCTACGGAACTAAGAAAAAATATAGCTTATGTTTCTCAAGATGTACTACTTTTTAATGGAACTGTTAAAGAAAATATTGTTTATAGGCTACCTCATATTGATGATGAAAAAATTATTGAAGCAGCAACTGTAAGTGGAGTTATGGATTTTATTAATAAACATCCAAAAGGTTTTGATATGCCAGTAGGTGAGAGAGGTGCTTTCCTCTCAGGTGGTCAGCGACAAAGTATTGCAATTGCAAGAGCGATTTTACAAGACTACCCAATAGTTTTACTAGATGAGCCAACAAGTGCTATGGATAGTTCAACTGAATCTAAATTTATGAAAAATATAAAAGAGTACCTAAAAGGTAAAACTATGATTTTAGTAACTCATAAAACATCTCTTTTATCTCTAGCAGATAGAATTATTGTTATGGAAGATGGTCAAGTTGTCCTTGATGGTAAAAAAGATTATGTTGTTGATAAACTTCGTACAAAATAG
- a CDS encoding nucleotide-binding protein has translation MKKENKSNVHVIVQTKGGVGKTTVSGIVATLLYLQNQNKKINLFEIDDNNNSKINSNYINYQSLKLKDSEIVIDDIQFSSLSDSNVTNIADVGGGNDTKIVLKKLKEIDLSGLNYYVPVTDNLDEVKNVQDTITLIRDFDKSANINLILNRCFSLEKDEIQKQFINIFGSDDLDIPNQLDNLKVDNIFFFSNSNIFSILKIFYKVSLLDSYLSSVDLIQNIDTYRQEWIKEGQDVFKANNKRYRFAKMVVELIEQLKPIRKALL, from the coding sequence ATGAAAAAAGAAAATAAATCAAATGTACACGTAATTGTGCAGACAAAAGGTGGTGTAGGAAAAACTACAGTATCAGGTATAGTTGCTACATTGTTATATCTACAAAATCAAAATAAAAAAATAAATCTTTTTGAAATTGACGACAACAATAACAGTAAGATAAATTCAAATTACATAAATTATCAAAGTTTAAAATTGAAAGATAGTGAAATTGTAATAGATGATATACAATTTAGTAGTTTATCTGATAGTAATGTTACCAATATAGCAGATGTAGGCGGAGGAAATGATACAAAAATAGTATTGAAAAAATTAAAAGAGATAGACCTATCAGGTTTAAACTATTATGTACCAGTCACAGATAATTTAGACGAGGTTAAAAATGTACAAGACACTATTACTTTAATTCGAGATTTTGATAAATCTGCAAATATAAATCTAATTTTAAATAGATGTTTTTCTTTGGAAAAAGATGAAATTCAAAAACAATTTATCAATATATTTGGTAGTGATGATCTTGATATACCTAATCAACTCGATAATTTAAAGGTTGATAATATCTTTTTTTTCTCAAACTCAAATATATTTTCAATTTTAAAAATTTTTTACAAAGTAAGTTTATTAGATAGTTATCTTTCTTCGGTAGATTTAATACAAAATATTGATACTTATCGCCAAGAGTGGATTAAAGAGGGGCAAGATGTATTTAAAGCAAATAATAAAAGATACAGATTTGCAAAAATGGTAGTTGAGTTAATTGAGCAACTTAAACCAATTAGAAAAGCACTGCTATAG
- a CDS encoding type II toxin-antitoxin system RelB/DinJ family antitoxin — translation MMDATVRARVDSDLKQEAEAIFKKLGLNTSQAIVMFLNMVKLNNGIPFEIKIPNKDTLKAMQEAKDFKGEEISLKDL, via the coding sequence ATGATGGATGCAACTGTAAGAGCTAGAGTTGATAGTGATTTAAAACAAGAAGCTGAAGCTATTTTTAAAAAATTAGGACTTAATACTTCTCAAGCAATAGTAATGTTTCTAAATATGGTAAAACTAAATAATGGTATTCCTTTTGAGATAAAAATACCAAATAAAGATACTTTAAAAGCTATGCAAGAAGCTAAAGATTTTAAAGGTGAAGAGATATCTCTAAAAGATTTATAA